A stretch of DNA from Thermoleophilaceae bacterium:
CCAGCCTGCCGGTGGGAAGGCGGCCGCGCGCGGTGGTGCTCGCCACGGGCGACGAGCTGGTGCCTCCGGGGGAGCCGCTCGGCCCTGGGCAGATCCGCAACTCGAACACAGTCGGCCTGGCGGCTCAGGCCGAGCGAGCGGGCGCGGAGGTGGTGGGCAACCACATCGTGCGGGACAACCTCGAGGACACGAAGGCAGCCCTCAGCGCCGCGCTCGAGCGCGCCGACGTGGTGTGCGTGTCGGGCGGCGTGTCCGTTGGGCCGCACGATCACGTGAAGCCGGCGCTCGCAGAGCTCGGCGTGGAGGAGGTGTTCTGGCGCGTGGCGCTCAAGCCGGGCAAGCCCACCTGGTTCGGCGCTCGCGACGGCAAGCTTGTGTTCGGCCTGCCCGGGAACCCCGTCTCAGCAATGGTCACGTTCCACCTCTTCGCCCGGCCGGCGCTGCGCGCGCTCGCGGGCGCCCGCCCCGACGACACGAGTGCCACCGCGGTGCTCGACGAACCGCTTCCGCGCAATAGCGGGCGGGACGAGGTGGTGCGCTGCCGCCTGCGGGCGACCGACGACGGCTGGCATGTCTCCCCCACACGTGACGATCAGAGCTCACACGTGCTCACCTCGATGCTCGCGGCCGAGGCCTTCGCGATAGTTCACGCTGGAGAGGGCATCGTGGAAGCCGGCGAGCGCGTGCCGATCGAGCTTCTCCGCTGATGCGCGATGAGTAGCGTTCCGCCCGTGTTGACGAGGGACCCGCGGCGGGAGATCGCCCGCCGGCGCGACGCTCGCGCCCGTGTGCACATCGTGGACGAGCCGGAGGCGGAGTCAGGCCCGGGCGGACCCGTCACGACCCGCCAGAGCGCGGACGTGACCGTGCCCCGTTCGGAGCTCGATCCGCTCTGGACCCCGGAGCATCTGGAGAGCCTCGCGCGCACGTACTGGCGCTTCCTCCACCGCGTGTCGCTCGGCATCCTGCGGGTGGTCTACACGCCCACGTCGCGTGCGGTCGTCCTGTTCGGGCGCCCGCTCACGCTGCTGAAGTTCTACGCCCCTGAATACGAGACTGCGGCGGACTGCGGCATCGTCACCTGGCGGATCGATCGCGGGCTCCTGGTGGCGCCGCCCGGCCGCGGCAAGGGCTGGCTGCGGATCTCGGTGCGCCGCCCGCCCGAGTCGCTGCTCCCGGACGATCCGACCACAACCGCGGACGACTTCACCACCATCCGAGTGACGTCGGAGGTGGCGAGCTTCTATCCCATGCTCGCCGGCTGGGGTTGGTTCTGGAACATCGGGCGCTACATCTACCGCTGGACCCAGCTCAGGATCCACGTGATCGTCACGAACGCGTTCCTCCGGTCACTTGCCCGGCTCGATCTGGAGCCGTCGGTTGTGGGCTCGCTGCGCGCGCCTCAGCCGTAGCGCTCGCCCGTGATCTCGCGCAGCTTCGCGCGGTCATGGCGAGCCTGCACTCTGCGCACCGTGCCGCTGCGCGAGCGCATCACGAGCGACTCGGTTGTGGCGCCGCGGCTGCCCTCGTAACGCACACCCTCGAGCACGTCGCCGTCCGTGACGCCGGTGGCGGCGAAGAACACGTCGTTGCCCGCCACCAGGCGGTCGCGGTCGAGGATCTCGTCGAGGTCGTAACCGGCGTCGATCGCGGCCTGCCGCTCCTCGTCGTTGCGCGGCCACAGCCGGCCGACGATCTGGCCGCCGATGCACTTGATCGCAGCTGCCGAGATCACGCCCTCGGGCGTGCCGCCGATTCCCCACAGGAGGTCGACGGGCGTGCGCTCGGTAACCGCGAGCAGGGCGGCCGACACGTCACCGTCCGTGATGAAGCGGATGCGAGCGCCGGCTTCGCGGATCTCCTTCACCGCATCCTGGTGGCGCTCGCGGTCGAGCATCACAACCATCACGTCGCGGATGTCGCACCCCTTGCGCTGCGCCACCAGCTTGAGCGTCTCGCGCAGCGGCCGGTCGAGGTCGAGGAGGTCAGCGATCTCCTCGGAGCCCGCCATCTTCTCCATGTAGACGATTGGCCCGGGGTTGAACATCGTGCCGCGCTCCGACATCGCGATGACAGCGAGCGCACTCGGGAAGCCGAGCGCGGTGAGCCGCGTGCCCTCCAGCGGGTCGACCGCGATGTCCACCTCGGGTGGCGAGCCGTCGCCGATCTGCTCGCCGTTGTAGAGCATCGGCGCCTCGTCCTTCTCGCCCTCGCCGATCACCACCACGCCGTCCATGCGCACGGTGTCGAGCACGAGGCGCATGGCATCGACGGCGGCCTGATCGGCGGATTCCTTCTCGCCCATCCCCACCCAGCGGGCGGCGGCGAGAGCGGCCGCCTCGGTCACCCGTACGAGCTCGAGCGCGAGGTTGCGATCGGGCCGGCCGGCGGCGTGGGGATCTTCTGTGATCTGAGTGCTGTGGGTCATCGCGGCGCTCAGATTACCCCTGGCGGTTTTCTCGTACGTCCTCCCACCGCCTGCCGGAGGAGGCCGCCGGTGAGGATTCCCAGCGCTCCCACCAGCCCAACGAACCAGCCGATGCCGAGGGAGATGCCCACCGGATCGGTGCCGGGCTTGCCGAGGATCACGCCGTTCAGCAGGATGAGGACGGCCGCGACCATGCCCACGATCATCGTCACCTCGCCGGGGCGCCAGGTGAGCGCGTGGCCGCGCACCACGATCCAGGCGAGCACGAAGGGCGCGATGCACGCGAGCGTGAGCAGCACGTCGAGCTTCGAGAACGTCTGCCAGGCGGTGAAGTGACCGTATGCGCCGTGCAGCTTGGAGTTGGGGTTGCAGCCGCGCGGCTGCCCGGGCGCGCTGCACTCCGTGGTGAACCAGGTGAGAAAGAGGGAGCCGAAGAGCACGCCCGCGCCGGCGAACCCGATGAACTCGCCTATGCCGATGCGTGTGAGATCGAATGGGCCCGACTCGCCCTCGCCGCGCTCCTCGAACTCGTAGCGCAGCTTCCCGCCCCAGGCGCCGAGCGCAATGCCGGGAATGATCGTGAACGCGAGCAGGAGAATCGCCGGGTGAGGCAGCTTGATGGTGGCGTCGCCG
This window harbors:
- the glpX gene encoding class II fructose-bisphosphatase — translated: MTHSTQITEDPHAAGRPDRNLALELVRVTEAAALAAARWVGMGEKESADQAAVDAMRLVLDTVRMDGVVVIGEGEKDEAPMLYNGEQIGDGSPPEVDIAVDPLEGTRLTALGFPSALAVIAMSERGTMFNPGPIVYMEKMAGSEEIADLLDLDRPLRETLKLVAQRKGCDIRDVMVVMLDRERHQDAVKEIREAGARIRFITDGDVSAALLAVTERTPVDLLWGIGGTPEGVISAAAIKCIGGQIVGRLWPRNDEERQAAIDAGYDLDEILDRDRLVAGNDVFFAATGVTDGDVLEGVRYEGSRGATTESLVMRSRSGTVRRVQARHDRAKLREITGERYG
- the glp gene encoding gephyrin-like molybdotransferase Glp; this encodes MAGELIHIASARERVLARVRPLGSERVGIGEALDRVLAEGVSAEEDLPPFDSSAMDGYAVIAGPAADLEVVDESRAGHPAQRALAGGEAIAISTGALIPDGADAVVPVERVQASDGRVSVPETSVGANVRHAGDDVRRGQPVLRAGTLLGPAELAVAAALGHSSLPVGRRPRAVVLATGDELVPPGEPLGPGQIRNSNTVGLAAQAERAGAEVVGNHIVRDNLEDTKAALSAALERADVVCVSGGVSVGPHDHVKPALAELGVEEVFWRVALKPGKPTWFGARDGKLVFGLPGNPVSAMVTFHLFARPALRALAGARPDDTSATAVLDEPLPRNSGRDEVVRCRLRATDDGWHVSPTRDDQSSHVLTSMLAAEAFAIVHAGEGIVEAGERVPIELLR